The genomic stretch GGACCAATGGAGATATTACCCCACGTGACGGGATATACACCAATTCATCGGTCGGTGCTTTTAATGAGTTTTTTCAAGATATTGCAAAACCGATAAAGATTGGGATAAGAATCGTGGTAAAGCAACTCTTTTTCTGTAAATTCGTCAAGGGGTCGGATCTTTCTCCTGCGGGTTCAGGTAGACTTTTCCCGTTTCCCAGTCTTCGCTGATTTCCATGAGCACCGCGGTGACCAGGCGCAGCAGGGATGCTTCGTTTGGAAATAGCGTCGCCACACGTGTTCTGCGTTTGACCTCCTTGTTGACGCGTTCAAGCATGTTCGTGGTGCGCAGCCGCCGGCGCTGATGCTTCGGAAGCATGAACACCGTAAACCCCTCGGGCAGAGCCGACTGCATCCACTGCGCCAGTCGAGAACACGACGCGCTGTATTTTGTCACCGTCAGATCCAGCAGGCGTTCGGCCTCTGAACGCGAGGGACCCGCCTGGCTCCTGGAGCTTGAATCGAAATTACAGAAAGAAGGTTACACTAACAGAATCTCGTGGCCAGAGATAACGAGGGATATTATACAATCGTTGATTCTGTTTTAAGAGAAGAAATAGGAAGAAAAGCGACGCCTTGGAGCCAGTTGTTGCTCCTTGACGACTAACCCTATGATGGCGTTATCTAATTTTAGTGTAACCAGATGGTTAAAAAGCGCCGGCAATCGCTATCCCGCTGCCCGGAGCGGGCCCCAAGGAGAGGAGCCCACCCTGCGTCCTTCAAAACCCTTGGGGGGTGCCGAAGTTGGTCGATCTGCCGGGGACCTCGCCGCAGGCGGGCTGGCTGTCGCTCTGCGCTTCCCGGGGGAGTCAGGCGGTTGAACTCCCGGTTTGGGTAAAAATTCGGTGCGTGACGCCGCCTTTTTAGCGGGGCCGCCACCCGTTGAAACAGCCCCGGCGTGATACGGGGGGATGAGAAAAACTCCCGGTTTCTGGGGAATCCTCCCTTAAAAATGAGGCGCAGCCCCATAGACAAATTTACGCCTTTTCCATAAATTACAACCATAAATCCATTTTCCCGGCGTCCTGCCGAAGCCGAGCCGAAGATTCCCACCGACTCCAAGTTGATGGCAGACCCTGCCGGTTGCTTCTCATTCCCTTCAGCCTGTGGCCTCTTGCTTGCCGCGGGGGCCCGATTTCAAGGGCAAGCAGCGCTGTTACGCAACCTGGCAACTGAAAGGAGGGTATCATGGCGGTAAAAATTCTGATCAAACGACGCTTCAAGGAAGGCCATTTTAACGAAATCAACAGAATGCTCAAAAAAGTGCGCTACGGGGCGATGGACGAAGATGGTTATCTCTCCTCGGAAACCCTCTGGGATCACGAGGACCCCTTCCGGGTGGTGGTCGCTTCGAACTGGCGCAGCCTGGATGATTGGAGACGTTGGTATAACAGCCCCAGGAGAAAGACCGATCTGGACGAGTTCGAGAAGTACCTCGACGGGTCGACCCAGTATGAGGTCTTCGACCTCGGCCTTTATCCCCACTGAACCGCCGCGGTAAAAGCGGTTTTGGCGCTTTTTCCCCGAGGGCTGACCCCGGCCGGAGCATACCGTTGCGGGCTTGCGAGGCTTTGATGGGACGCGGTGCCGTCGCGGGCTCCCGCCGGGTAACACCATCCCTCCCCGCCGACGATCGGCGGCGGGGCGCATCCCAGCGCTCCCCTCCGGGGGACCGGCCCGTCAGGGTGTGTTGCCCGCCAAGGTGATGCATTCGGCCGCCGCGTTACACCGCATTTCCCCGCGCTGATTGCGACCGCCACCTGCCCCGCCGCAGCCCCCGGTTTTTCGTTGGCAATCCCCCCAGAATTGGTCCGCGCCGCCTGCCTGCCGGTGACGGCAAGCCCGCCCGAGGCAAAAAGGGGTTGACTTGCCCGCTGCTCCCCTCCTAAAACCTTTCCCGGTGTCCATCGGCATCGATCCGAAAACCCCGCGCAACACGGAGGGCCGCTTTGCCAGAAGGCCTTTTGATGGTCTTTACCGGAGATGGTAAGGGCAAAACCACCGCTGCCCTGGGAATGGCGCTGCGCGCCGTGGGCCACGGCATCCGGGTCTGCGTGATTCAGTTTATCAAAGGCTCCCGGTCTTGCGGTGAACGCGAAGCCGCCCGGCGCTTCAGCGACCTGATGGCGTTTCATGCCACCGGCCGTGGCTTCACCTGGGCCTCCGATGATCTCCAAAAAGACCGCCACGCCGCCCGCGAGGGCTGGGCCCTGGCATGTGCCGCCATCGCCGGCGGTCGCTACGGACTGATCGTGCTGGATGAACTGACCTATCTGATCCGTTACGGGTTCCTGACCGAGACGGCCGTGCTGACGGCCTTGGAACAACGGCCCGCCGGTCAGCACGTGGTCGTGACCGGTCGCAACGCCTCCCCCGGCCTGCTGGCCGCAGCCGATCTGGTCACCGAGATGCGCGCCGTCAAGCATCCCTTCTCGGCCGGGGTCCAGGCCCAGGCGGGGGTTGAATTCTAGTGCCGCCAACGTCCCGGGGCCGGTTGGCTCATGGAAAACTAACACCCTGCTGATGGATTTCTAACATCCGCCTGACAGGTTGCCGCGTCTAGTCGCCGGTGGTTTCGGGGCGTGTCTTGCGGTAAAGCCGGGGTGACCGGATGGCGCATGCCGGCGGCGGTTTGTCCTTGGCGCCCCTGTTGACCGTGTGCGCCCGGGTCGCCGGAAAGAGCGGATGGATCATGGCCAAAGAAAAAATTCTGGTGGTGGACGACGAAGAGGATATTCTGGAGCTGGTTCGCTACAACCTCGCCCGGGAAGGCTACACCGTGGTGATGGCCGGCACCGGGGAGGACGCCCTGGAAACGGCCCGCACCCAGACCCTGGACCTGGTCGTTTTGGACCTGATGCTGCCGGGGATCGACGGCCTCTCCGTGATGCGAAAGCTCAAGGCGCTGCCGGCCACCGGGTCGCTGCCGGTGATTCTCCTGACCGCCAAAGGGGAGGAGGCGGATGTGGTCACCGGCCTGGAACTCGGCGCCGAGGACTACATCACCAAGCCCTTCTCGCCCCGCATCCTGACGGCCCGGGTGCGGGCTGTCCTGCGCCGCCAGACCCAGGAAATACCGGGGCCTGAAACCGAGGAAATCCGGGTGCATGAGTTGGTCATGCACCCCGGTCGGCGCAGCGTTTTTGTCGCCGGCGCGCCCGTCGAGATGACTTACACCGAATTTCAAATCCTGTCATTTCTGGCTGTTCGGCCGGGCTGGGTTTTTACCCGCACCCAGATCCTGGATGCCATCCGCGGCGACGATTACCCGGTCACCGACCGCAGCGTGGACGTCCAGATCGTCGGGCTGCGCAAAAAGCTGGGCGTCTGCGGCAGCTATATCGAAACCGTGCGGGGTGTCGGTTATCGCTTCCGCGAGAGCCCATGAGAAAACCCAAGCCCCTAATCTGGCAGCTGATTCCCTCCTATCTGCTGATTATTCTGGTGTCTCTCGGGGCGGTGAGCTGGTTTGCCCTGAACTCCCTGAACTCCTTTTTCGCCCAGCGCACGGCACTTGATCTTGAAATCCGGGCCCGGATTCTTGCCGGGCAGGTTCTGGAGAACTTGCAGCCGATTGACGTCGCAGCACTGCGCCGGATCTGCCGCAATCTCGGCCGACCCACGGACACCCGCATCACGGTCATTTTGGCCGACGGTACCGTCATGGCTGATTCCCATGAGGAGCCCAGCCGGATGGAAAACCACGGCAGTCGGCCCGAGGTGCTGCAGGCGCTTGCCGTCGGGCTGGGGCGCTCCGAACGCCTCAGCAGCACCCTGGGGCAGCGTATGATGTACGTCGCACTGCCCCTGGCAGGGGAGGGCGGAACCCCTTCGGCGGTGCTGCGCGTGGCGATCCCCCTGACGGCCGTCGAAGCCCAGGTGCGGGCACTTTTCGCGAAGGTTTTGATCGGCGGGTTTTTTTCCGCCATTCTGGCCCTGGCCTTGGCATTTTGGGTTTCACGACGGATCAGCCGCCCGGTGGAGGAGCTGCGCAGCGGGGCTGAAAGATTTTCGGCC from Desulfobacteraceae bacterium encodes the following:
- a CDS encoding antibiotic biosynthesis monooxygenase — its product is MAVKILIKRRFKEGHFNEINRMLKKVRYGAMDEDGYLSSETLWDHEDPFRVVVASNWRSLDDWRRWYNSPRRKTDLDEFEKYLDGSTQYEVFDLGLYPH
- a CDS encoding transposase, translated to MLDLTVTKYSASCSRLAQWMQSALPEGFTVFMLPKHQRRRLRTTNMLERVNKEVKRRTRVATLFPNEASLLRLVTAVLMEISEDWETGKVYLNPQEKDPTP
- the cobO gene encoding cob(I)yrinic acid a,c-diamide adenosyltransferase codes for the protein MRKPRATRRAALPEGLLMVFTGDGKGKTTAALGMALRAVGHGIRVCVIQFIKGSRSCGEREAARRFSDLMAFHATGRGFTWASDDLQKDRHAAREGWALACAAIAGGRYGLIVLDELTYLIRYGFLTETAVLTALEQRPAGQHVVVTGRNASPGLLAAADLVTEMRAVKHPFSAGVQAQAGVEF
- a CDS encoding response regulator transcription factor; this translates as MAKEKILVVDDEEDILELVRYNLAREGYTVVMAGTGEDALETARTQTLDLVVLDLMLPGIDGLSVMRKLKALPATGSLPVILLTAKGEEADVVTGLELGAEDYITKPFSPRILTARVRAVLRRQTQEIPGPETEEIRVHELVMHPGRRSVFVAGAPVEMTYTEFQILSFLAVRPGWVFTRTQILDAIRGDDYPVTDRSVDVQIVGLRKKLGVCGSYIETVRGVGYRFRESP